A single genomic interval of Lathyrus oleraceus cultivar Zhongwan6 chromosome 7, CAAS_Psat_ZW6_1.0, whole genome shotgun sequence harbors:
- the LOC127104650 gene encoding uncharacterized protein LOC127104650, protein MNTEVDAWAIFTLAQFYDPPLRCFTFQDFQLAPTLEEFSHIADIGIKDEFPYTGLGEFPTHQQIGSSIHLDKAEVKTNLRPKGDTLGFTLKFLVGKASDFKSKEDWVAFNVVLALILYGIVLFPNIDDFVDMTAIRIFLLKNPIPTLLADVHHSIHWRNEKNGGMIQCCAPLLYKWFLSHLPSEGPFVQNKDNLKWSQKIMSLTANDITWYSRVYDDVDIIVKCGNFHNVPLIGTQGCINYNPELAMRQLGFPMDDKPEDKLLEGFLLGEGVKDFDPVKRIGRAWTKVRREGKRERGKKNCIARGPYTS, encoded by the coding sequence ATGAACACCGAGGTGGATGCTTGGGCCATTTTCACTTTGGCACAATTCTACGATCCTCCCTTGCGGTGTTTCACATTCCAGGACTTCCAATTGGCGCCAACATTGGAAGAGTTCTCACATATAGCAGACATTGGTATTAAGGATGAATTCCCTTACACCGGTCTAGGGGAATTTCCTACACATCAACAAATAGGTTCATCTATACATCTAGATAAAGCGGAAGTGAAAACTAATCTTAGACCAAAAGGAGACACTTTGGGCTTCACTTTGAAGTTCTTAGTGGGAAAAGCTTCAGATTTCAAAAGTAAAGAAGATTGGGTCGCTTTCAATGTCGTGTTAGCCTTGATactctatgggattgtcttgttcccgaacATTGATGACTTCGTGGACATGACTGCTATACGCATTTTCTTGCTTAAGAATCCCATTCCCACCTTGCTTGCAGATGTTCATCACTCCATCCATTGGAGAAATGAGAAGAATGGGGGGATGATCCAGTGTTGCGCTCCTTTACTGTATAAATGGTTCTTATCTCACTTACCAAGCGAAGGGCCTTTTGTTCAGAACAAGGATAACCTCAAGTGGTCTCAAAAAATCATGTCTCTCACTGCCAATGACATCACCTGGTACTCTCGTGTTTATGATGATGTGGACATAATCGTCAAATGTGGCAACTTCcataatgtgccactcataggaactcaaggttgcatcaattacaaccctgAGCTTGCTATGCGGCAACTTGGGTTTCCTATGGATGACAAACCAGAAGACAAGTTGTTAGAAGGTTTCTTGCTGGGAGAAGGAGTGAAGGACTTTGATCCGGTGAAGAGGATAGGTCGTGCCTGGACTAAAGTTCGTAGAGAAGGAAAAAGGGAGCGTGGAAAGAAGAATTGTATAGCTAGAGGGCCATATACGAGTTAG